A window of the Echeneis naucrates chromosome 3, fEcheNa1.1, whole genome shotgun sequence genome harbors these coding sequences:
- the asb7 gene encoding ankyrin repeat and SOCS box protein 7 isoform X1, translated as MTKRSPSFQVVKRMLNHHCRRNPELHEELQIQAAVAAGDVCTVRRMLEQGYSPKIRDANGWTLLHFSAAKGKERCVRVFLEHGADPTVKDFIGGFTALHYAAMHGRARIARLMLESEFRSDIINAKSNDGWTPLHVAAHYGRDSFVRLLLEFRAEVDPLSDKGTTPLQLAIIRERSSCVRILLDHSANIDIQNGFLLRYAVIKGNHSYCRMFLQRGADTNLGRLEDGQTPLHLSALRDDVLCAQMLYTYGANTNTRNYEGQTPVAVSVSMSGISRPCLDFLQEVTRQPRTLQDLCRIKIRHCIGLQSLKFLEDLPIAKVMKDYLKHKFDSV; from the exons ATGACTAAGAGAAGTCCATCTTTTCAGGTGGTCAAAAg GATGCTGAACCATCACTGCAGAAGGAACCCTGAGCTTCACGAGGAGCTGCAGATCCAGGCTGCAGTGGCAGCTGGGGATGTCTGCACTGTCAGAAGGATGCTAGAGCAAGGTTACTCACCCAAGATCCGAGATGCCAACGGCTGGACACTGCTCCACTTCTCGGCTGCCAAAGGCAAAGAAAGATGTGTCCGAGTCTTTCTGGAGCACGGAG CTGACCCCACAGTGAAGGATTTTATTGGTGGCTTCACTGCCCTTCACTACGCTGCTATGCATGGAAGAGCACGCATTGCCAGACTGATGCTTGAATCTGAGTTTCGCAGTGACATTATAAATGCAAAAAGCAACGATGGCTGGACACCACTGCACGTGGCTGCTCATTATGGTAGAGACTCATTCGTACGCCTCCTCCTCGAGTTCAGGGCCGAGGTGGACCCTTTGAGCGACAAAGGAACCACACCACTACAGCTGGCCATTATCCGTGAACGCTCCAGCTGTGTACGGATCCTCCTGGACCATAGTGCCAACATTGACATTCAAAATGGCTTCCTGCTGCGGTATGCCGTCATCAAAGGTAATCATTCATACTGCCGCATGTTCCTGCAGAGGGGAGCAGACACTAATCTTGGACGTCTTGAAGACGGCCAGACACCCCTGCACCTGTCAGCCCTCAGGGATGATGTTTTGTGCGCCCAGATGCTCTACACATACGGAGCTAACACCAACACCAGGAACTATGAGGGCCAGACACCAGTGGCTGTGTCGGTTAGCATGTCTGGAATCAGCCGGCCCTGCCTGGACTTCCTCCAGGAGGTCACAA gaCAACCGCGGACTCTACAAGACTTGTGTCGAATCAAAATCCGCCATTGCATTGGTCTTCAAAGCTTGAAATTTTTGGAAGATCTACCGATTGCAAAGGTTATGAAAGACTATTTAAAGCATAAGTTTGATAGTGTGTGA
- the asb7 gene encoding ankyrin repeat and SOCS box protein 7 isoform X2, translated as MNIPIPKCDRMLNHHCRRNPELHEELQIQAAVAAGDVCTVRRMLEQGYSPKIRDANGWTLLHFSAAKGKERCVRVFLEHGADPTVKDFIGGFTALHYAAMHGRARIARLMLESEFRSDIINAKSNDGWTPLHVAAHYGRDSFVRLLLEFRAEVDPLSDKGTTPLQLAIIRERSSCVRILLDHSANIDIQNGFLLRYAVIKGNHSYCRMFLQRGADTNLGRLEDGQTPLHLSALRDDVLCAQMLYTYGANTNTRNYEGQTPVAVSVSMSGISRPCLDFLQEVTRQPRTLQDLCRIKIRHCIGLQSLKFLEDLPIAKVMKDYLKHKFDSV; from the exons ATGAACATTCCCATTCCGAAATGTGACAGGATGCTGAACCATCACTGCAGAAGGAACCCTGAGCTTCACGAGGAGCTGCAGATCCAGGCTGCAGTGGCAGCTGGGGATGTCTGCACTGTCAGAAGGATGCTAGAGCAAGGTTACTCACCCAAGATCCGAGATGCCAACGGCTGGACACTGCTCCACTTCTCGGCTGCCAAAGGCAAAGAAAGATGTGTCCGAGTCTTTCTGGAGCACGGAG CTGACCCCACAGTGAAGGATTTTATTGGTGGCTTCACTGCCCTTCACTACGCTGCTATGCATGGAAGAGCACGCATTGCCAGACTGATGCTTGAATCTGAGTTTCGCAGTGACATTATAAATGCAAAAAGCAACGATGGCTGGACACCACTGCACGTGGCTGCTCATTATGGTAGAGACTCATTCGTACGCCTCCTCCTCGAGTTCAGGGCCGAGGTGGACCCTTTGAGCGACAAAGGAACCACACCACTACAGCTGGCCATTATCCGTGAACGCTCCAGCTGTGTACGGATCCTCCTGGACCATAGTGCCAACATTGACATTCAAAATGGCTTCCTGCTGCGGTATGCCGTCATCAAAGGTAATCATTCATACTGCCGCATGTTCCTGCAGAGGGGAGCAGACACTAATCTTGGACGTCTTGAAGACGGCCAGACACCCCTGCACCTGTCAGCCCTCAGGGATGATGTTTTGTGCGCCCAGATGCTCTACACATACGGAGCTAACACCAACACCAGGAACTATGAGGGCCAGACACCAGTGGCTGTGTCGGTTAGCATGTCTGGAATCAGCCGGCCCTGCCTGGACTTCCTCCAGGAGGTCACAA gaCAACCGCGGACTCTACAAGACTTGTGTCGAATCAAAATCCGCCATTGCATTGGTCTTCAAAGCTTGAAATTTTTGGAAGATCTACCGATTGCAAAGGTTATGAAAGACTATTTAAAGCATAAGTTTGATAGTGTGTGA